A single window of Jiangella alkaliphila DNA harbors:
- the era gene encoding GTPase Era, with product MIGDYEGFRSGFACFVGRPNAGKSTLTNAVVGEKIAITSNRPQTTRHAIRGIVHRPDGQLVIVDTPGLHRPRTLLGQRLNDVVRTTWAEVDVIGLCVPADEAVGPGDRFIAGELAALRRTPKLAVVTKTDRVSASRLAEQLTAVAALGTEAGIEWADVVPVSATKGDRVELLTELLLAQLPEGPPLYPDGELTDEPEETLIAELVREAALEGVRDELPHSIAVVVEEMIQREDRPADRPLLDIHASLYVERDSQKAIVIGRKGTRLRDVGTQARTQIERLLGTPVFLDLHVKVAKDWQRDPKQLGRLGF from the coding sequence AAGTCGACCCTGACCAACGCGGTAGTCGGCGAGAAGATCGCGATCACCTCGAACCGGCCGCAGACCACCAGGCACGCCATCCGCGGCATCGTGCACCGGCCCGATGGCCAGCTGGTCATCGTCGACACCCCCGGGCTGCACCGGCCGCGCACGCTGCTGGGCCAGCGGCTCAACGACGTCGTCCGCACCACGTGGGCGGAGGTCGACGTCATCGGGCTGTGCGTCCCGGCCGACGAGGCCGTCGGCCCGGGCGACCGGTTCATCGCCGGCGAGCTGGCCGCGCTCCGGCGGACGCCGAAGCTGGCCGTCGTCACGAAGACCGACCGCGTGAGCGCAAGCCGGCTGGCCGAGCAGCTCACCGCCGTCGCGGCGCTCGGCACCGAGGCCGGCATCGAGTGGGCCGACGTCGTCCCCGTCTCCGCAACGAAGGGCGACCGGGTGGAGCTGCTCACCGAGCTGCTGCTCGCCCAGCTGCCGGAAGGGCCGCCGCTGTACCCCGACGGCGAGCTCACCGACGAGCCGGAGGAGACGCTGATCGCCGAGCTGGTCCGCGAGGCCGCGCTCGAGGGCGTCCGCGACGAGCTGCCGCACTCCATCGCCGTCGTCGTCGAGGAGATGATCCAGCGCGAGGACCGCCCGGCCGACCGGCCGCTGCTGGACATCCATGCCAGCCTCTACGTCGAGCGCGACAGCCAGAAGGCGATCGTCATCGGCCGCAAGGGCACCCGGCTGCGCGACGTCGGCACCCAGGCGCGGACGCAGATCGAGCGGCTGCTCGGCACCCCGGTCTTCCTCGACCTGCACGTCAAGGTCGCCAAGGACTGGCAGCGCGACCCCAAGCAGCTGGGCCGCCTGGGTTTCTGA
- the leuA gene encoding 2-isopropylmalate synthase translates to MTIVNVWPPAQQPSGMPVERYRPFHEQIVVDLPDRTWPAKRITAAPQWCAVDLRDGNQALIDPMNAERKMRMFKLLVRMGYKEIEVGFPAASQTDFDFVRELIEGEHIPGDVVIQVLTQCRDHLIERTFQSLVGAKQAIVHLYNSTSILQRRVVFGLDRDGITDIATSGARSAQKYAEAITPDTEIYWEYSPESYTGTELDYAAEICGAVADVLQPTPDRRMIVNLPATVEMATPNVYADSIEWMNRNLPHRESMILSLHPHNDRGTGVAAAELGLLAGADRVEGCLFGNGERTGNVDLVTLGMNLFTQGIDPRIDFGDIDEIRRTVEYCNQLPVPERHPWGGDLVYTAFSGSHQDAIKKGFEALEREAKEAGVAVEDHLWEVPYLPVDPKDVGRTYEAVIRVNSQSGKGGVAYIMKSEHQLDLPRRLQIEFSGVVQGLTDGEGGEVEPARMGEVFRAEYLERDTPLALNSVHTSSAAGERDALQVGVYVDGVRQVLHGSGDGPIDAFTDALRSIGHDVRVLDYAEHALTSGADAKAAAYLECSVGGEVFWGVGIDPNIVTASLKAIVSAVNRSVARRDS, encoded by the coding sequence ATGACCATCGTCAACGTCTGGCCGCCCGCGCAACAGCCGTCAGGTATGCCCGTCGAGCGCTACCGGCCCTTCCACGAGCAGATCGTCGTCGACCTCCCCGACCGCACCTGGCCTGCCAAGCGCATCACCGCCGCGCCGCAGTGGTGCGCCGTCGACCTGCGCGACGGCAACCAGGCACTCATCGACCCGATGAACGCCGAGCGCAAGATGCGCATGTTCAAGCTGCTGGTACGCATGGGCTACAAAGAGATCGAGGTCGGCTTCCCGGCCGCCAGCCAGACCGACTTCGACTTCGTCCGCGAGCTGATCGAGGGCGAGCACATCCCCGGTGACGTCGTCATCCAGGTGCTGACGCAGTGCCGCGACCACCTCATCGAGCGGACGTTCCAGTCGCTGGTGGGCGCGAAGCAGGCCATCGTGCACCTCTACAACTCGACGTCGATCCTGCAGCGCCGCGTCGTGTTCGGCCTGGACCGCGACGGCATCACCGACATCGCGACGTCGGGTGCGCGGTCGGCGCAGAAGTACGCCGAGGCGATCACCCCGGACACCGAGATCTACTGGGAGTACTCGCCCGAGTCCTACACCGGCACCGAGCTGGACTACGCGGCGGAGATCTGCGGCGCCGTCGCCGACGTCCTGCAGCCGACGCCGGACCGCCGGATGATCGTCAACCTGCCGGCGACGGTCGAGATGGCGACGCCGAACGTGTACGCCGACTCCATCGAGTGGATGAACCGCAACCTGCCGCACCGCGAGTCGATGATCCTGTCGCTGCACCCGCACAACGACCGCGGGACGGGGGTCGCGGCGGCCGAGCTGGGGCTGCTGGCCGGCGCCGACCGCGTCGAGGGGTGCCTGTTCGGCAACGGCGAGCGCACCGGCAACGTCGACCTCGTCACGCTGGGCATGAACCTGTTCACGCAGGGCATCGACCCGCGGATCGACTTCGGCGACATCGACGAGATCCGCCGCACGGTCGAGTACTGCAACCAGCTGCCGGTGCCCGAGCGGCACCCGTGGGGCGGCGACCTCGTCTACACCGCGTTCTCCGGCAGTCACCAGGACGCCATCAAGAAGGGCTTCGAGGCGCTCGAGCGCGAGGCCAAGGAGGCCGGCGTCGCGGTCGAGGACCACCTCTGGGAGGTCCCGTACCTGCCGGTCGACCCGAAGGACGTCGGCCGCACGTACGAGGCGGTCATCCGGGTGAACTCGCAGTCCGGCAAGGGCGGCGTCGCCTACATCATGAAGAGCGAGCACCAGCTCGACCTCCCGCGCCGCCTGCAGATCGAGTTCTCCGGCGTCGTCCAGGGCCTCACCGACGGCGAGGGCGGCGAGGTCGAGCCCGCGCGCATGGGCGAGGTGTTCCGCGCCGAGTACCTCGAGCGCGACACGCCGCTGGCGCTGAACTCGGTGCACACGTCGTCGGCGGCGGGGGAGCGCGACGCCCTCCAGGTCGGGGTGTACGTCGACGGCGTCCGGCAGGTGCTGCACGGCAGCGGCGACGGCCCGATCGACGCGTTCACCGACGCGCTGCGCAGCATCGGCCACGACGTCCGGGTGCTCGACTACGCCGAGCACGCGCTCACGTCCGGCGCCGACGCGAAGGCGGCCGCGTACCTCGAGTGCTCGGTCGGCGGCGAGGTGTTCTGGGGGGTCGGCATCGACCCGAACATCGTGACCGCCTCGCTCAAGGCCATCGTCAGCGCCGTCAACCGATCGGTCGCTCGCCGCGACTCTTGA
- the dacB gene encoding D-alanyl-D-alanine carboxypeptidase/D-alanyl-D-alanine endopeptidase, which translates to MASWTRTLAVTAGATALVVTGNVASHLLAAEPDAAPADDALTADLDAILADPRLDGGQASVVVRDAATGETLYEHDGAQRLMPASNEKLLTSAVALDVLGADHTFATIVATTGQRTGPILRGDVYLRGTGDPTLLASDYAELAAQLADDGVRVVSGRVLADDTWFDDVRLGNDWAWDDEPYYYAAPVSALTVAPDTDYDAGTVIVNVDPGAAAGDPALVTLTPDTDAVTIVNGATTGASNAVSVEREHGSDRIVVSGTVAAGGNGASEWASVEEPTDYAADVFVKALAAEGVRVTGGIGRGTTPSGATVLAEHESMPLSELLVPFLKLSNNGHAEVLIKAMGREVSGAGTWAAGLAVLRAELPEYGVDTATIANRDGSGLSRRNLIPAAELADLLVAAQDRPWFDVWYEALPIAGVSDRFVGGTLRSRMAGTPAAGNVHAKTGSLTGASSLSGYVDDADGRRLVFSIVFNDYLSGKPSDLEDRIAVRLATHTEDGAARVTSVDVPSVDLPDDVECSWVKAC; encoded by the coding sequence ATGGCCAGCTGGACCCGCACTCTGGCCGTCACCGCCGGCGCCACCGCGCTGGTCGTGACGGGGAACGTCGCCTCACACCTGCTGGCGGCGGAGCCCGATGCGGCTCCGGCCGACGACGCCCTGACTGCCGACCTCGACGCGATCCTCGCCGATCCGCGGCTGGACGGCGGTCAGGCGTCCGTCGTCGTGCGCGACGCCGCGACCGGTGAGACGCTCTACGAGCACGACGGCGCCCAGCGGCTGATGCCGGCGTCGAACGAGAAGCTGCTGACGTCGGCGGTCGCATTGGACGTGCTCGGCGCCGACCACACCTTCGCGACGATCGTCGCGACGACGGGGCAGCGGACCGGGCCGATCCTGCGCGGCGACGTGTACCTGCGCGGCACCGGCGACCCGACGCTGCTGGCGTCGGACTACGCGGAGCTGGCCGCCCAGCTGGCCGACGACGGGGTCCGCGTGGTCTCCGGTCGGGTGCTGGCCGACGACACCTGGTTCGACGACGTCCGGCTCGGCAACGACTGGGCCTGGGACGACGAGCCGTACTACTACGCGGCGCCGGTCTCCGCGCTGACCGTCGCGCCGGACACCGACTACGACGCCGGCACCGTCATCGTCAACGTGGATCCTGGCGCGGCCGCCGGCGACCCGGCGCTCGTCACGCTCACCCCTGACACCGACGCCGTCACCATCGTCAACGGGGCCACCACCGGCGCCAGCAACGCCGTCTCCGTCGAGCGCGAGCACGGAAGCGACCGCATCGTCGTCTCCGGCACCGTCGCGGCCGGCGGCAACGGCGCCAGCGAGTGGGCCAGCGTCGAGGAGCCCACCGACTACGCCGCCGACGTGTTCGTCAAGGCGCTGGCCGCCGAGGGCGTCCGGGTCACCGGCGGGATCGGCCGCGGCACCACCCCGTCCGGCGCGACCGTGCTGGCCGAGCACGAGTCGATGCCGCTGAGCGAGCTGCTGGTGCCGTTCCTCAAGCTCAGCAACAACGGCCACGCCGAGGTGCTGATCAAGGCGATGGGCCGCGAGGTCTCCGGCGCCGGCACGTGGGCCGCCGGGCTGGCCGTGCTGCGCGCGGAGCTGCCCGAGTACGGCGTCGACACCGCCACCATCGCGAACCGCGACGGCTCCGGGCTGTCGCGGCGCAACCTCATCCCGGCCGCCGAGCTGGCCGACCTGCTGGTCGCCGCGCAGGACCGGCCCTGGTTCGACGTCTGGTACGAGGCGCTGCCCATCGCCGGCGTCTCCGACCGGTTCGTCGGCGGCACGCTGCGCTCGCGGATGGCGGGCACGCCGGCCGCCGGCAACGTCCACGCCAAGACCGGCTCGCTGACCGGCGCGTCGTCGCTGTCGGGCTACGTCGACGACGCCGACGGCCGGCGGCTGGTCTTCTCGATCGTGTTCAACGACTACCTCAGCGGCAAGCCGAGCGACCTCGAGGACCGCATCGCCGTCCGGCTGGCCACCCACACCGAGGACGGGGCCGCCCGCGTCACCAGCGTGGACGTCCCGTCCGTCGACCTGCCCGACGACGTCGAGTGCTCGTGGGTCAAGGCCTGCTGA
- a CDS encoding type II toxin-antitoxin system Phd/YefM family antitoxin: protein MTMTMEPSGDEIAAGRFKAVCLQLLDEVAQTRRPVTVTKRGRPVARLVPVAPPTPLFGALAGSIGRYDDLIAPIDEEWDAGR, encoded by the coding sequence ATGACGATGACCATGGAACCTTCGGGCGACGAGATCGCCGCCGGCCGGTTCAAGGCCGTGTGCCTGCAGCTGCTCGACGAGGTCGCACAGACCCGGCGGCCTGTCACGGTCACGAAGCGGGGCCGGCCGGTGGCCCGACTGGTCCCGGTCGCTCCGCCGACGCCGTTGTTCGGCGCGCTGGCCGGGTCGATCGGCCGGTACGACGACCTCATCGCGCCCATCGACGAGGAGTGGGACGCGGGACGGTGA
- a CDS encoding type II toxin-antitoxin system VapC family toxin: protein MIEEGKTHVVLDTHVLVWMLAGDERLSREVRQVITNASYEYGAELSAISLWEVSMLAAKGRLQLYRDIGTWVELVATHPALHIVPMAPEISVASTRLPGELPRDPADRMIVATARILNATLVTADRALLDYGAQGHVRVLAAA, encoded by the coding sequence GTGATCGAGGAGGGCAAGACCCACGTCGTGCTCGACACCCACGTGCTGGTGTGGATGCTGGCCGGTGACGAGCGGCTGTCCCGCGAGGTCCGGCAGGTCATCACCAACGCGTCGTACGAGTACGGCGCCGAGCTGTCGGCGATCAGCCTCTGGGAGGTGTCCATGCTCGCGGCAAAGGGACGGCTTCAGCTCTACCGCGACATCGGCACCTGGGTCGAGCTCGTCGCCACGCACCCGGCGCTGCACATCGTGCCGATGGCGCCGGAGATCTCCGTCGCCAGCACCCGGCTGCCCGGCGAGCTCCCGCGCGATCCCGCCGACCGGATGATCGTCGCGACCGCGCGCATCCTGAACGCCACCCTCGTCACCGCCGACCGTGCGCTGCTCGACTACGGCGCCCAGGGTCACGTCCGGGTGCTGGCCGCCGCCTGA
- a CDS encoding flavin reductase family protein, translating to MSVTADTFRSVFRRYATGVVVITASAAGRPAGLTATSLASVSLDPPLLSFAVSESASAWPAFAAAGSVVVNFLDADQHHIATRFATSGIDRFAAPTAWSRLASGEPVLDDAPSHLRAQVTHRLPVGDHVIVVARVIDAAVTAAPATAPLVYHAGAYSTVAPASAAGEFGDAGRTVRRVEPEAHPLENGPPARDVAGRIEPEPQPPGPGGRPGPDRERAHRPGAVAAAASGAVHHDQ from the coding sequence ATGTCCGTCACCGCCGACACCTTCCGCAGCGTCTTCCGCCGGTACGCGACCGGGGTCGTGGTCATCACGGCCTCGGCCGCCGGCCGGCCCGCCGGCCTGACCGCGACGTCGCTGGCGTCGGTGTCGCTCGACCCGCCGCTGCTGTCGTTCGCGGTGTCGGAGTCGGCGTCGGCCTGGCCCGCGTTCGCCGCCGCGGGGTCGGTCGTCGTCAACTTCCTCGACGCCGACCAGCACCACATCGCGACCCGGTTCGCCACCAGCGGGATCGACCGGTTCGCCGCCCCGACGGCGTGGTCGCGGCTGGCCTCCGGCGAGCCCGTGCTCGACGACGCGCCGTCGCACCTGCGGGCGCAGGTGACGCACCGCCTGCCGGTCGGCGACCACGTCATCGTCGTCGCGCGGGTGATCGACGCGGCGGTGACGGCGGCCCCGGCCACCGCGCCGCTGGTCTACCACGCGGGCGCCTACAGCACCGTCGCGCCGGCCTCAGCCGCCGGTGAGTTCGGCGATGCGGGCCGCACCGTCCGCCGCGTCGAACCGGAAGCCCATCCGCTCGAAAACGGCCCGCCGGCCCGCGACGTCGCCGGCCGGATCGAGCCGGAGCCCCAGCCACCCGGCCCCGGTGGCCGCCCGGGCCCGGACCGCGAACGCGCGCACCGCCCGGGCGCCGTGGCCGCGGCCGCGAGCGGCGCGGTCCACCACGACCAGTGA
- a CDS encoding alpha/beta hydrolase, which produces MSVVEAALGAALAFDPPAGVTARGTVVVLPGRGEHGGVYERFGRRLAADGYRVRALEEAAATADAAGAAVAAVLTTPDLPRPYVLAGSDTGAVLALAVAGPLGVDAVVVAGYPAAAGYDAGSVDAEIEARTSCPVHAGRLRDDPRFAAAALDGPVPSGVPLDSVAVPVLAVHGDADAVSPYAAARAALSAAPDVVLVTLAGGRHDAFNDRSHRTAAAHVVLFLEDLRAGAAVAASEVLD; this is translated from the coding sequence GTGAGCGTCGTCGAGGCGGCCCTCGGAGCCGCGCTGGCCTTCGACCCGCCGGCCGGGGTGACGGCGCGCGGCACCGTCGTCGTGCTGCCAGGCCGGGGCGAGCACGGCGGGGTGTACGAGCGGTTCGGCCGCCGGCTGGCCGCCGACGGGTACCGGGTGCGGGCGCTGGAGGAAGCGGCGGCGACGGCGGACGCTGCGGGCGCCGCCGTGGCGGCGGTGCTGACCACACCGGATCTCCCCCGGCCGTACGTGCTGGCCGGGTCCGACACCGGCGCGGTGCTGGCGCTGGCCGTGGCGGGGCCGCTCGGTGTGGACGCCGTCGTCGTCGCCGGGTACCCGGCCGCCGCGGGGTACGACGCCGGCTCCGTCGACGCCGAGATCGAGGCGCGGACGTCCTGCCCGGTGCATGCCGGCCGGCTCCGCGACGACCCGCGGTTCGCCGCCGCCGCGCTGGACGGACCGGTGCCGTCCGGCGTGCCGCTGGACTCCGTCGCGGTCCCGGTGCTGGCGGTGCACGGCGACGCCGACGCCGTCAGCCCGTATGCCGCCGCCCGGGCCGCGCTGTCCGCCGCCCCCGACGTCGTGCTGGTGACCCTGGCCGGCGGCCGGCACGACGCGTTCAACGACCGGTCCCATCGCACCGCCGCCGCCCACGTCGTGCTGTTCCTCGAGGACCTGCGCGCCGGTGCCGCCGTCGCAGCGTCCGAGGTTCTGGACTGA
- a CDS encoding cupin domain-containing protein, which translates to MSVDEGNRVWHGRLEHVRGAGLSSDTAQTSGMRRFEAISGTTVGSSKLWMGRTDVAPATNSGDHHHGEAETAIYVKSGHPVFVFADGDQEIRIETEPGDFVFVPPYVPHREENPSPDEEAVVVIARSTQEGIVVNLPSLWAGPEEAGS; encoded by the coding sequence ATGAGCGTCGACGAGGGCAACCGGGTCTGGCACGGCCGGCTGGAGCACGTGCGCGGCGCCGGGCTGTCGTCCGACACCGCCCAGACCTCCGGCATGCGGCGGTTCGAGGCGATCTCCGGCACGACGGTGGGCTCGTCGAAGCTCTGGATGGGCCGCACCGACGTCGCGCCCGCCACGAACTCCGGCGACCACCACCACGGCGAGGCCGAGACCGCCATCTACGTGAAGTCCGGGCACCCGGTGTTCGTCTTCGCCGACGGCGACCAGGAGATCCGGATCGAGACAGAGCCGGGCGACTTCGTGTTCGTGCCGCCGTACGTGCCGCACCGCGAGGAGAACCCGTCGCCGGACGAGGAGGCGGTCGTCGTGATCGCCCGCAGCACCCAGGAGGGGATCGTGGTCAACCTGCCCAGCCTCTGGGCCGGCCCCGAGGAGGCCGGCTCGTGA
- a CDS encoding LLM class flavin-dependent oxidoreductase: MTLEVLGMVGTKEGSESLGWRPGPVVDPVYLRRFAQAHELAGFDRVLIGYSASSPDGFAIAASVLHQTERLKVLIAHRPGFVQPTLVARKLATLDHLTGGGRVAIHHITGGSEQDQQRDGDFVEKDARYRRTGEFIEVLRRTLTSAEPFDHEGEFYRYTGAFSTVKPATPAGIPVFFGGQSDAAVETGARHTDVYMLFGEPLAATAERIALIRARAAELGRTVEFSLSTRPIVADTEESAWAKARQIYADAVEVKEKAGTDDGWWGPRRRGTERNAVSSNRLQQHAEISDVHDERLWFGITKLFGPAGNSTAPVGTPEQVAQALLKYYDLGVTKFLIRGFDPVTDVLRWGEDLLPLLRSGAASRAETAAA, translated from the coding sequence ATGACACTGGAAGTTCTCGGCATGGTCGGCACCAAGGAGGGCTCGGAGAGCCTCGGCTGGCGCCCCGGCCCGGTCGTCGACCCCGTCTACCTGCGCCGGTTCGCGCAGGCACACGAGCTGGCCGGCTTCGACCGGGTGCTGATCGGCTACAGCGCGTCCTCGCCGGACGGGTTCGCGATCGCCGCGAGCGTGCTGCACCAGACCGAGCGGCTGAAGGTCCTGATCGCGCACCGGCCGGGCTTCGTCCAGCCGACGCTGGTGGCCCGCAAGCTGGCCACGCTGGACCACCTGACCGGGGGCGGGCGCGTCGCGATCCACCACATCACCGGCGGCAGCGAGCAGGACCAGCAGCGCGACGGCGACTTCGTCGAGAAGGACGCGCGGTACCGGCGCACCGGCGAGTTCATCGAGGTGCTGCGCCGCACGCTGACGTCGGCCGAGCCGTTCGACCACGAGGGCGAGTTCTACCGGTACACCGGCGCGTTCAGCACGGTGAAGCCCGCGACGCCGGCCGGCATCCCGGTCTTCTTCGGCGGCCAGTCCGACGCCGCCGTCGAGACCGGCGCCCGGCACACCGACGTCTACATGCTGTTCGGCGAGCCGCTGGCGGCGACGGCGGAACGGATCGCGCTGATCCGGGCGCGCGCCGCCGAGCTGGGCCGGACGGTGGAGTTCAGCCTGTCGACCCGGCCGATCGTCGCCGACACCGAGGAGTCGGCCTGGGCCAAGGCGCGGCAGATCTACGCCGACGCCGTCGAGGTCAAGGAGAAGGCCGGCACCGACGACGGCTGGTGGGGGCCGCGCCGCCGCGGCACCGAGCGCAACGCCGTCTCGTCGAACCGGCTGCAGCAGCACGCCGAGATCAGCGACGTGCACGACGAGCGGCTCTGGTTCGGCATCACCAAGCTGTTCGGCCCGGCCGGCAACTCGACCGCGCCGGTCGGCACGCCGGAGCAGGTGGCCCAGGCGCTGCTGAAGTACTACGACCTCGGGGTCACGAAGTTCCTCATCCGCGGCTTCGACCCGGTCACCGACGTGCTGCGCTGGGGCGAGGACCTGCTGCCGCTGCTGCGCTCGGGCGCGGCGTCGCGGGCGGAGACGGCGGCGGCATGA
- a CDS encoding ABC transporter ATP-binding protein: protein MTAALEADGIEVWLGRRAKSRILHGVDLTARSGEIVGLIGETGSGKTTLARTIVGLAPLHAGTVRVGGEPVSGLRGAELRRFRRTGRVQYVFQDPLRSLDPDVTVLDSVAEGLAIRGDGRPADRRARAVAALEQVGLDPALGDRLPGRLSGGQRQRVAIARALAVDPAVLLLDEPVSALDAANRNHVLRVLDRLRREREVAIVMISHDLGSLAGIADRIVVLYQGRVVEEGPAARVLLEPEDPYTQRLIASVPSIDGSRPAYARSTR, encoded by the coding sequence ATGACCGCGGCACTGGAGGCCGACGGCATCGAGGTCTGGCTCGGCCGGCGGGCGAAGTCGCGGATCCTGCACGGCGTGGACCTGACCGCGCGGTCCGGCGAGATCGTCGGGCTGATCGGCGAGACCGGGTCCGGCAAGACCACCTTGGCCCGCACGATCGTCGGGCTGGCGCCGCTGCACGCCGGCACCGTGCGTGTCGGCGGCGAGCCGGTGTCCGGGCTGCGTGGCGCCGAGCTGCGGCGGTTCCGGCGCACCGGCCGCGTGCAGTACGTGTTCCAGGACCCGCTCCGCTCGCTCGACCCCGACGTGACGGTGCTCGACTCCGTCGCCGAGGGGCTGGCGATCCGTGGCGACGGCCGGCCCGCGGACCGGCGGGCGCGCGCCGTCGCCGCCTTGGAGCAGGTCGGGCTGGACCCGGCGCTGGGCGACCGGCTGCCCGGACGGCTCTCCGGCGGCCAGCGGCAGCGGGTCGCGATCGCCCGCGCGCTCGCCGTCGACCCCGCCGTGCTGCTGCTGGACGAGCCGGTCAGCGCGCTGGACGCGGCCAATCGCAACCACGTGCTGCGGGTGCTGGACCGGCTGCGGCGCGAGCGCGAGGTGGCAATCGTGATGATCTCGCACGACCTCGGCTCGCTGGCCGGCATCGCCGACCGCATCGTCGTCCTCTACCAGGGCCGGGTCGTCGAGGAGGGCCCGGCCGCGCGCGTCCTGCTGGAACCCGAAGACCCCTACACACAGCGGCTCATCGCCTCCGTCCCCAGCATCGACGGATCCCGTCCCGCCTACGCAAGGAGCACGAGATGA
- a CDS encoding ABC transporter ATP-binding protein, which produces MTSPLLESDPATAAAPAAAPLLSVDDLHLSAGARELVHGVSFDLAPGEAIGLVGESGSGKTLTCRAILGVPPPGVAVSGGTVRLAGDDVAHYTRRQWDRVRGPRIAAVFQDPASYLNPSLTVGRQLTEVLRVKNGLHRRVARARAVELLASMGLHRPEHVHDQYPYELSGGMLQRVLIAIAVSGDPDLLVADEATTALDVTVQAEVLDLIAALRAERRLSLLLVSHDLAVVAQLCDRVVVLRDGRVVESGPTRQVLDEPADPYTRALVADHREYGLDRLVAR; this is translated from the coding sequence ATGACGTCCCCGCTGCTCGAATCTGACCCGGCGACGGCGGCAGCGCCCGCCGCCGCTCCCCTGCTCTCCGTCGACGACCTGCACCTGAGCGCGGGCGCCCGCGAGCTGGTGCACGGCGTGAGCTTCGACCTCGCGCCCGGCGAGGCGATCGGCCTGGTCGGCGAGTCCGGCAGCGGCAAGACGCTGACCTGCCGAGCCATCCTGGGCGTCCCGCCACCGGGCGTCGCCGTCAGCGGCGGCACCGTCCGGCTGGCCGGCGACGACGTGGCGCACTACACGCGGCGGCAGTGGGACCGGGTTCGCGGGCCGCGGATCGCCGCGGTGTTCCAGGACCCGGCGTCGTACCTGAACCCGTCGCTGACGGTGGGCCGGCAGCTCACCGAGGTGCTGCGGGTGAAGAACGGCCTGCACCGCCGGGTGGCCAGGGCGCGCGCCGTCGAACTGCTCGCCTCGATGGGGCTGCACCGGCCCGAGCACGTCCACGACCAGTACCCGTACGAGCTGTCCGGCGGCATGTTGCAGCGCGTCCTCATCGCCATCGCGGTCTCCGGCGACCCGGACCTGCTGGTCGCCGACGAGGCGACGACGGCGCTCGACGTCACCGTCCAGGCCGAGGTGCTGGACCTGATCGCGGCGCTGCGGGCGGAGCGGCGGCTGTCGCTGCTGCTGGTGTCGCACGACCTCGCCGTGGTGGCGCAGTTGTGCGACCGCGTCGTCGTGCTGCGGGACGGGCGGGTGGTCGAGTCCGGGCCGACCCGGCAGGTGCTGGACGAGCCCGCCGACCCGTACACCCGCGCGCTGGTCGCCGACCACCGCGAGTACGGCCTGGACCGGCTGGTGGCCAGATGA
- a CDS encoding ABC transporter permease, which produces MRALRLTVRLRSARVALAVLGVVVVLIVAGAWLAPYDPLHQDTAAVLAGPSAEHWLGTDYVGRDVLSRLLAGSRLSVIAAAEAVGLGLLLGVLPGLASVYFGRVFEWLSLRVMDGLMALPFIIFAIAVAALLGNGLHQAMFAVGVLMAPSFYRVTRAAAIGLRQAQYVEAATLFGATRWRVVRTHVWQKVLPTVVVTTATAMAGALLVVSSLTFLGIGVQPPAPTWGGMLASDLGYLSQRPFGPVAPALLIIVTVAALNALADAIRDATGDGAPASSVPVPQEVLDDVPAARI; this is translated from the coding sequence ATGAGGGCGCTGCGGCTCACCGTCCGGCTGCGCTCCGCTCGGGTCGCGCTGGCCGTGCTCGGCGTGGTCGTCGTGCTGATCGTCGCCGGCGCGTGGCTGGCGCCGTACGACCCGCTGCACCAGGACACGGCGGCGGTCCTGGCCGGCCCGAGCGCGGAGCACTGGCTCGGCACCGACTATGTGGGCCGCGACGTGCTCAGCCGGCTGCTGGCCGGGTCGCGGCTGTCGGTGATCGCGGCGGCCGAGGCGGTCGGGCTGGGCCTGCTGCTCGGCGTGCTGCCCGGGCTGGCGTCGGTGTACTTCGGCCGGGTCTTCGAGTGGCTGTCGCTGCGGGTGATGGACGGGCTGATGGCGCTGCCGTTCATCATCTTCGCGATCGCCGTGGCCGCGCTGCTGGGCAACGGGCTGCACCAGGCCATGTTCGCCGTCGGCGTGCTCATGGCGCCGTCGTTCTACCGGGTCACCCGGGCGGCGGCGATCGGGCTGCGGCAGGCGCAGTACGTCGAGGCGGCGACGTTGTTCGGCGCCACCCGCTGGCGGGTCGTCCGCACGCACGTCTGGCAGAAGGTGCTGCCGACGGTCGTCGTGACGACGGCGACGGCGATGGCCGGCGCGCTGCTGGTGGTGTCGTCGCTGACGTTCCTCGGCATCGGCGTCCAGCCGCCGGCGCCGACGTGGGGCGGCATGCTGGCCAGCGACCTCGGCTACCTCAGCCAGCGCCCGTTCGGCCCGGTCGCGCCGGCGCTGCTGATCATCGTCACCGTCGCCGCGCTGAACGCGCTGGCCGACGCCATCCGCGACGCCACCGGCGACGGTGCCCCGGCGTCCTCCGTCCCGGTCCCGCAGGAGGTCCTCGATGACGTCCCCGCTGCTCGAATCTGA